One Nocardia huaxiensis genomic window, CATCTCCTCCATGGACGCGACCATCGTGAATGTCGCACTCCCCACCATCCGCGATGATCTGGGCGCACCCCTGTCGCGGCTGCAATGGATCGTCGACGTCTACACGCTCACCCTCGCCAGCCTGCTCATGCTCTCCGGCGCGACCGCCGATCGATTCGGGCGCAGACGCATGTTCCGGATCGGGCTCATCGTCTTCGCGACCGGCTCACTGCTGTGCAGCCTCGCGCCCACCATCGACATCCTCATCGGGGCGCGATTTCTGCAGGCCATCGGTGGCTCCATGCTGAATCCCGTTGCCATGTCGATCATTACGACCGTTTTCACCGGACGCGTGGAGCGGGCGCGGGCGGTCGGCATCTGGGGTGCGGTGGTGGGCATCTCGACCGCGCTCGGGCCGATCGTGGGCGGTACGCTCATCGACACCCTGGGCTGGCAGTCCGTGTTCTGGATCAACCTGCCGATCTGTGCGGTGGCCTTCGTGCTCACGACTGTCTTTGTGCCGGAATCGAAGTCGGCCACCTTCCGGGGCATCGACCCGATCGGGCAGGTGCTCGCCATCATCGTGCTGTTCACACTGGTGTTCGGCCTGATCGAAGGGCAGCCGCTGGTCTTCGTGGCCTCGGCGGCGGCGCTGGCCGGATTCATCCGGCACGAATCCCGGCATCCGTGGCCCTTCATCGATCTGCGGTTCTTCCGGAGCTTCCCGTTCACCTCGGCCACCGTCATCGCGGTGTGCGCGTTCGCGGCGCTGGGGGCGTTCCTGTTCGACATGTCCATGTATCTGCAAGGGACACGGCACTTCTCGGCCGTGCACACCGGATTGCTGTATCTTCCCATGGCATTGGGCATGCTGATCTTCTCACCGCTGTCGGGACGACTGGTGGGGCGCTACGGCACCCGGCCCTCACTGCTGATCGCCGGAATTCTCATGGCCCTGGCGGCCGCCGGGCTGACCCAGCTGCAACCGGATACGCCGATCTGGCAGTTGATCGTGCTGTTCGTCTTGTTCGGCATCGGCTTCGGCACCGTCAATGCCCCCATCACCACCGCCGCGGTGAGCGGCATGCCCCTCGATCGCGCGGGCGCTGCGGCCGCGGTGGCCTCCACCAGCCGTCAGGTCGGCGTGAGCCTCGGTGTGGCACTGTGTGGAGCGCTCTCCGGGGCCGGATTGTGGTGGACCATCACCGCATTCGCCATCGCCGTGACCGGCCTCGGGGTGGCCGCGAACACCGCGTGGGCATATCGTTCCCGCGATCGCGTCGCACCGCTACTGGAACAGAAGGCCCCCGCACATGTCTGAAACCCCCACCCCCGACGAGGTCTGGCGACTGCTCACCCACGTGGTGATCGACAGCCGCGATCCGTGGCGGCGGGCGGTCACCGAACGAACCGGGATGCCGTTCAGCCGGATTCGCGTGCTGAAGCGACTGCGGCCGGGACCCATCACCCTGAAGGAACTCGCGCACGCCGCCGGCATGGACGCGCCGGCGGCCACCGTGGCCGTGAACGACCTCGAGGAGCGCGGACTGGTCGTGCGGGAGATCGATCCGGCCAATCGGCGGCAGAAACTGGTGTCCATCACCGAGGCGGGGGAGCGGGTTGTCGCCGACGCCCTGGACACACCCGAACCCGCGCCCGCGCCGATCACCGAATTGTCCGACGCCGAATTGCGTGCCCTGCGCGACCTCCTGCGCAAACTCGAACCCTGACCGTCATCCCGGCGTGTATTCAGCCGGGATCCACAGAGCAAGGCACGCTATCCGTGTCGATCCCGGCCAAAAGCACGCCGGGATGACGGGGTGCGAGTTTGCTGAGGGGGCCGACATTCCGGTGCCCGGGCCGTAGGGTGGGCCGGGTGCGACAGCGACACTGGAAAGCAATGGCGGCGATCTGCGGTGCACTGTTGATCGGGGGACAGATGACAGCTTCGGCTCAGGAACCCGCGCGGACACAGTTGCCGTTCACCAAAACGGTGGTCATCGACCCCGGGCACAATGGCGGCGGCGCGGCGCAGCCCGATGTCATCAATGCCTCGGTGGCCGACGGGCGCGGTGGCAGCAAAGCCTGCAATACCACCGGCACCAGCGCCAATGACGGCTATACCGAGCACGAGTTCAACTGGGATGTGGCGCAGCGGGTCCGGGATCTGCTCACCGCGCGCGGCTATCGCGTGGTCATGAGCCGCGACAGCGATTCCGGGGCCGGTCCGTGCGTGAACGATCGCGGCACGCTCGGTCAGCGCGTCGGTGCGGCGGCCGTCGTCTCCATCCACGCGGACGGAGCCCCGGCGGGTGCGCACGGCTTCCACGTCGCCTACTCCAACCCGCCGTTGAACGCATCGCAGGGCGAACCCTCGGTGCGGCTCGCGACCACCCTGCGCGACAGCCTCGTGCGCTCCGGCTTCACCCCCTCCACCTACATCGGCGACGAGGGCCTCAACCCGCGCGCCGACCTGGCCGGCCTCAACTTCTCGGAAGTGCCTGCGGCCCTGGTGGAGTGCGGCAATATGCGCGATCCCGGCGACATCGCCATCCTCGAATCCCCGGACGGCCGCGCGCGCATCGCCGCCGCGATCACCGACGCCATCGCCGGCTACGTGGGCTGAGCTGCTTCGCCCCTGCCGGGGGTACGAGTAGTGCGGCCCCGCTGAGGTTCGTGCGTGAAGGGCCCTGGGCCGTCCCGGCTCTGGGGGTTCGGGGGCGAAGCCCCGGAGAGCTCGGAGAGTCCTTTTCTCTCTTCGGCGCGGGATTACCGACTGCCCGGTCGGCGGTCGGTACATTTGCCCCGACATTGCCGATTTCGGGACTACCGGGCATTCCGGGTCCGGGGAGGACTGGACTTGACCACCACCGAGGAACGGTCACGCTCGCGCTTCGCCGCCTGGCTGCTCGAGGATGCCGGGGAACAGCACGCGCAGATACCCGGACCCATGGTCAAGCCCGGTCCCAAGGAGCACCGGCAGCCGTGGTGGAAGGTCATGTGCCTCACCGGCGTCGACTACTTCTCGACCCTGGGCTATCAGCCCGGCATCGCGGCGCTCGCGGCCGGAGTGCTGTCGCCGCTGGCCACCATCGTGCTGGTGGCGCTGACGCTGCTCGGTGCGCTCCCGGTCTATCGCCGGGTGGCCAGGGAGAGCCCGAACGGTGGCGGCTCCATCGCCATGTTCGCCGACTTCCTGCCGAAATGGTGGGGCAAGATCTTCATCCTGGTGCTGCTCGGCTTCGCGGCCACCGACTTCACCATCACCATGACGCTGTCCGCGGCCGACGGCGCCGCGCACATTGTCGAGAATCCGTTCGTCCCGGACGCCCTGCACGGGCACAACCTGGCGATCACGCTGGTGCTGCTGGCATTGCTGGCCGCGGTGTTCCTCAAGGGTTTCTCCGAGGCCGTCGGCATCGCGGTGGTGCTGGTCGGGGTGTACCTGTCGCTCAATCTCGTGGTCGCCGTGACCGGCATCGTGAAGGTCGCCGAGCAGCCCGAACTCATCGGCGACTGGAAGGACCTGCTCACCGCGCAGCACGGCAGTCCGATCGCCATGATCGGCGTCGCCCTGCTGGTGTTTCCCAAACTGGCGCTGGGTCTTTCGGGCTTCGAGACCGGTGTCGCGGTCATGCCGCAGATCCAGGGCGGGCCGGGTGACACCCCCGAATACCCGCGTCACCGCATCATCGGCGCGCGCAAGCTGCTGACCACGGCCGCGCTCATCATGAGCTGCTTCCTCATCGTCTCCAGCTTCATCACCACCATCCTCATCCCGCAGGCCGCCTTCGAACCCGGCGGCGAGGCCAATGGCCGCGCACTGGCGTATCTGGCGCACGAGCACCTGGGCAATGCCTTCGGCACCGTCTACGACGTGAGCACCATCGCCATCCTGTGGTTCGCGGGCGCCTCGGCCATGGCCGGCCTGCTCAATCTGGTGCCGCGCTATCTGCCGCGCTTCGGCATGGCGCCGGAGTGGGCCCGTCAGATCCGGCCGCTGGTCTTGGTTTTCGCGGTGGTGGCCTTCGGCATCACCTGGTACTTCGACGCCAGCGTGGACGCGCAGGGCGCGGCCTACGCCACCGGCGTGCTCGTGCTCATCACCTCGGCGGCCGTGGCCGTCACCTGGTCGGCCTGGCGCAAGCAGCAGCGCAGCCGGGTGCTCGGCTTCGGGCTGGTGTCGGTGATCTTCGTGTACACCACCATCGACAACATCATCGAGAAGCCCGAGGGCGTGCACCTGGCGATTCTGTTCATCCTCGCCATCATCGTGGTGTCGTTCGCCTCGCGATTCCGGCGAGCGTTCGAATTGCGGGCCATCGAGGTCACTTTCGACGAGAAGGCCGCCGCGATCATCGACGATCTGGCCGCGCGCGGCGAGGTCCGCATCGTCACCCACGACGTCGATCAGCGCCAGCCCGAGGAGTACGCGGAGAAGGAAGCCGATCAGCGCCGCGAATCCCACATCCCGGAGGGCGAGCCCATCCTCTTCCTCGAGGTGATCGTCAAGGATCCCTCCGAGTTCAGCACCGATCTGCTGGTGACCGAGGTCGAGGTGGCCGAGTACCACATCCTCTCGGTCGAGGCCGCGGCCGTGCCCAACTCCATCGCGGCCATCCTGCTGGCCATCCGGGACCGCACCGGTGTGCCGCCGCACGTCTACTTCGAGTGGACCGAGGGCAACCCGCTCATCAACCTGGCCCGGTTCATGTTCTTCGGTGAGGGCGAGGTCGCGCCGGTGACCCGGGAGATCCTGCGGCGGGCGGTTCCGCGCCGGTCGCAGCGCCCGCACGTGCACGTCGACAGTTGATTCGGTTTAGCTGTAACTCCAGGTT contains:
- a CDS encoding MFS transporter — its product is MLTSVEGLSARRKQIILITCCLSLLISSMDATIVNVALPTIRDDLGAPLSRLQWIVDVYTLTLASLLMLSGATADRFGRRRMFRIGLIVFATGSLLCSLAPTIDILIGARFLQAIGGSMLNPVAMSIITTVFTGRVERARAVGIWGAVVGISTALGPIVGGTLIDTLGWQSVFWINLPICAVAFVLTTVFVPESKSATFRGIDPIGQVLAIIVLFTLVFGLIEGQPLVFVASAAALAGFIRHESRHPWPFIDLRFFRSFPFTSATVIAVCAFAALGAFLFDMSMYLQGTRHFSAVHTGLLYLPMALGMLIFSPLSGRLVGRYGTRPSLLIAGILMALAAAGLTQLQPDTPIWQLIVLFVLFGIGFGTVNAPITTAAVSGMPLDRAGAAAAVASTSRQVGVSLGVALCGALSGAGLWWTITAFAIAVTGLGVAANTAWAYRSRDRVAPLLEQKAPAHV
- a CDS encoding MarR family winged helix-turn-helix transcriptional regulator, giving the protein MSETPTPDEVWRLLTHVVIDSRDPWRRAVTERTGMPFSRIRVLKRLRPGPITLKELAHAAGMDAPAATVAVNDLEERGLVVREIDPANRRQKLVSITEAGERVVADALDTPEPAPAPITELSDAELRALRDLLRKLEP
- a CDS encoding N-acetylmuramoyl-L-alanine amidase, whose product is MTASAQEPARTQLPFTKTVVIDPGHNGGGAAQPDVINASVADGRGGSKACNTTGTSANDGYTEHEFNWDVAQRVRDLLTARGYRVVMSRDSDSGAGPCVNDRGTLGQRVGAAAVVSIHADGAPAGAHGFHVAYSNPPLNASQGEPSVRLATTLRDSLVRSGFTPSTYIGDEGLNPRADLAGLNFSEVPAALVECGNMRDPGDIAILESPDGRARIAAAITDAIAGYVG
- a CDS encoding amino acid transporter translates to MVKPGPKEHRQPWWKVMCLTGVDYFSTLGYQPGIAALAAGVLSPLATIVLVALTLLGALPVYRRVARESPNGGGSIAMFADFLPKWWGKIFILVLLGFAATDFTITMTLSAADGAAHIVENPFVPDALHGHNLAITLVLLALLAAVFLKGFSEAVGIAVVLVGVYLSLNLVVAVTGIVKVAEQPELIGDWKDLLTAQHGSPIAMIGVALLVFPKLALGLSGFETGVAVMPQIQGGPGDTPEYPRHRIIGARKLLTTAALIMSCFLIVSSFITTILIPQAAFEPGGEANGRALAYLAHEHLGNAFGTVYDVSTIAILWFAGASAMAGLLNLVPRYLPRFGMAPEWARQIRPLVLVFAVVAFGITWYFDASVDAQGAAYATGVLVLITSAAVAVTWSAWRKQQRSRVLGFGLVSVIFVYTTIDNIIEKPEGVHLAILFILAIIVVSFASRFRRAFELRAIEVTFDEKAAAIIDDLAARGEVRIVTHDVDQRQPEEYAEKEADQRRESHIPEGEPILFLEVIVKDPSEFSTDLLVTEVEVAEYHILSVEAAAVPNSIAAILLAIRDRTGVPPHVYFEWTEGNPLINLARFMFFGEGEVAPVTREILRRAVPRRSQRPHVHVDS